One Aegilops tauschii subsp. strangulata cultivar AL8/78 chromosome 7, Aet v6.0, whole genome shotgun sequence genomic window carries:
- the LOC109773387 gene encoding putative methylesterase 12, chloroplastic — protein sequence MGNAFACMPRKEHRGAAAVSRSKRMGSTRPPRGGAAKLTPAEEELLHRQALAMAIHQHLDAGGSMSRRIDAGGGSMSRRIGPGSTSSRRHGNLPDSVTNAKAVQIVLENLETKKVVLVHGEGFGAWCWYKTISLLEEAGLDPVALDLTGSGIDHTDTNSITTLEEYSKPLIDYLSKLPENEKVVLVGHSCGGASVSYALEHCPKKISKAVFLTATMVKDSQRPFDVFSEELASADVFLQESQYLLYGNGKDKPPTGLRFDKQQIKGLYFNQSPSKDIALATVSMRPIPLAPIMEKLSLTAENYGSIRRYFIQTLDDRMLSPDVQEKLVRESPPDGIFKIKGGDHCPFFSKPQSLHKILLEILQIQAPAALFPGKAETLEEEEESAEKS from the exons ATGGGCAACGCGTTCGCGTGCATGCCGCGCAAGGAGCACCGGGGCGCGGCCGCGGTGTCGCGCAGCAAGCGCATGGGGAGCACGCGCCCGCCGCGCGGCGGGGCGGCCAAGCTCACGCCGGCGGAGGAGGAGCTCCTGCACCGCCAGGCGCTCGCCATGGCCATCCACCAGCACCTCGACGCCGGCGGCTCCATGTCGCGCCGCatcgacgccggcggcggctccATGTCCCGCCGAATCGGCCCCGGCTCCACCAGCTCCCGGCGCCACGGCAACCTCCCGGACTCCGTCACCAATGCCAAGGCT GTCCAAATTGTTTTAGAGAACTTAGAAACCAAGAAAGTTGTTCTTGTCCATGGGGAAGGATTTGGCGCTTGGTGTTGGTACAAGACCATCTCCCTGTTGGAGGAAGCTGGTCTCGATCCTGTCGCCTTAGACCTCACTGGCTCTGGCATAGACCACACTGATACAAACAGCATAACTACATTGGAAGAGTACTCCAAGCCACTAATTGATTACCTCAGTAAACTCCCTGAGAACGAGAAG GTTGTTTTGGTCGGTCATAGTTGTGGAGGTGCAAGTGTGTCATATGCCCTAGAACACTGCCCAAAGAAGATCTCCAAGGCCGTATTCCTTACCGCCACAATGGTAAAGGATAGCCAGAGGCCCTTCGACGTGTTCTCTGAAGAG CTCGCGTCGGCAGATGTTTTCTTGCAAGAATCACAGTATTTACTTTACGGAAATGGGAAGGACAAGCCTCCAACTGGGCTCAGGTTTGACAAACAGCAGATCAAGGGGTTATATTTCAACCAAAGTCCTTCCAAG GATATCGCACTGGCCACCGTGTCCATGAGGCCGATCCCTTTAGCTCCGATCATGGAGAAGCTCTCCCTCACGGCGGAGAACTACGGCAGCATCCGCCGCTACTTCATCCAGACGCTGGACGACCGGATGCTGTCGCCTGACGTCCAGGAGAAGCTGGTCCGGGAGAGCCCGCCCGACGGCATCTTCAAGATAAAGGGCGGCGACCACTGCCCCTTCTTCTCAAAGCCGCAGTCCCTCCACAAGATCCTGCTTGAGATCTTGCAGATCCAAGCTCCGGCGGCGCTGTTCCCGGGCAAAGCAGAGACCctagaagaagaggaggagagcGCCGAGAAATCATGA